A genome region from Gemmatimonadota bacterium includes the following:
- a CDS encoding alpha/beta hydrolase: MSTQYLRKWSSRRRIPPGSLEVIPDVYSPELNNRRDISVYLPRSYRRTEHPYPVIYMHDGQNLFDPATSFAGEWGVDQAMARAGHRGRRAIVVAIPNMGVDRLREYSPFVDARAGGGGGDAYVDFILRTVKPMIDAQYRTYAGREGTGIVGSSMGGLISLYAFFRHPHAFGFAGIMSPALWFAERAIFPYVRSAPHVGGRLYLDVGTREGHGTLMNAREMRDILTEKGYAMGDKLSWVEDEAGLHNEESWGRRIRHALPFMLHDASHAAGHPQHGHDEHDHWPEEHEGAA; encoded by the coding sequence GTGAGCACGCAGTACCTCCGCAAATGGTCGTCCCGCCGCCGGATTCCCCCCGGTTCGCTGGAGGTCATCCCTGATGTCTACTCCCCGGAGCTGAACAACCGGCGCGACATCAGCGTCTACCTCCCCCGCAGCTATCGCCGGACGGAGCATCCGTATCCGGTCATCTACATGCATGACGGGCAGAACCTCTTCGATCCGGCGACGTCGTTTGCCGGCGAATGGGGGGTGGACCAGGCGATGGCGCGCGCGGGGCACCGGGGGCGGCGGGCGATCGTGGTCGCGATCCCCAACATGGGGGTCGACCGGCTGCGCGAGTACTCGCCCTTCGTGGATGCGCGAGCCGGCGGGGGCGGGGGCGATGCGTACGTCGACTTCATCCTGCGCACGGTGAAGCCGATGATCGACGCCCAGTACCGCACCTATGCGGGGCGAGAGGGGACCGGGATCGTCGGGTCGTCGATGGGGGGGCTGATCTCACTGTACGCCTTCTTCCGCCACCCGCACGCCTTCGGTTTTGCGGGGATCATGTCGCCGGCGCTCTGGTTCGCGGAGCGCGCCATCTTCCCCTATGTTCGCTCGGCCCCGCACGTGGGGGGGCGCCTGTACCTCGACGTGGGAACGCGCGAGGGGCACGGGACGCTCATGAATGCGCGGGAGATGCGCGATATCCTCACGGAGAAGGGCTACGCGATGGGCGACAAGTTGTCGTGGGTGGAGGACGAGGCGGGGCTGCACAACGAGGAGTCGTGGGGGCGGCGCATCCGACATGCGCTTCCCTTCATGCTGCACGACGCGTCGCAC
- a CDS encoding ABC transporter permease, producing the protein MMNPDRHRRYLRFFGARPEADVEDEIAFHLEMRERELVALGMDPASAKDEARRRFGDRARVQAQMQRMEREQSRADTRRAGWQTLWSDAAFVARTLVRQPLFSLSVIITLGLSIGANASIFSAVNAFLLKPLAVRDADRLTVVAAGERTSDMVGSVSYPMYREVKQLSGVFEDAVAWMGWEMAVRTGDESVRSFILAGSDNYFTALGVRPALGRLYTPQDAATRAQVVVLNDSYWERAFNRDPSVIGTVMHLNELPFTIIGVLPRGFRGTQPLIEPDAIIPVETTVSVDPAMRANMESMGWGSFRILAYLQPGVSLAQARGALTRLSDELTKKYPLEFADQRLIMERELRTRPEYAVSRLTPWVAGVFYGMVGLALLVACANVANLLLVRATVRRGEIAIRSALGASPGRVVRLLLTESVLLGVASLALAFFVARFCIGWLNTLQIAVDFPITFGLELDWRVFGYTALISLLAGVISGLAPALMGARSPVSEVLRDGGRTGSAGRARTRLRSALVVTQVAVSFVLLVCGGLFIRSARSAAKMDLGFSRDRLLLAQSDLQLHRLDEVQSRQTQDRLVEAIAVLPGVEAVALSTHIPLSGNYSTQSVVTDERTPLAPEGLYSAAIVQVSPGYVGAIKLRLQGGRDFTAQDDSASPRVVIVNRTLADALWPGQDPVGRQLRFKQDGPIVEVVGVVGTAKMVLIGETPRAMMYVPLRQVPSQQTYLIVKSRGEDPSALVPSVRSAVASVNPNILLYGVRTMATHLDQGIALFFVNMGATLATAIGLLGLLQTIVGLYGVLSYSVAQRSKEFGIKMALGARSGMMIREVLRQSAALVAVGIVVGGALALGLTRLMGSVLVGVSPTDALAYGGALLLVSALAMASSYIPAWRASRVAPAVVVRGD; encoded by the coding sequence ATGATGAATCCCGACCGGCACCGCCGTTACCTCCGCTTCTTCGGGGCGCGCCCCGAGGCCGACGTCGAGGACGAGATCGCCTTCCACCTTGAGATGCGCGAGCGCGAACTCGTGGCGCTCGGGATGGACCCCGCGAGCGCGAAGGACGAAGCGCGCCGCCGTTTCGGCGACCGGGCGCGCGTGCAGGCGCAGATGCAACGGATGGAGCGCGAGCAGTCGCGCGCCGACACGCGCCGTGCCGGGTGGCAGACGCTGTGGAGCGACGCCGCCTTCGTGGCCCGCACCCTCGTCAGGCAGCCACTGTTCTCCCTCTCGGTCATCATCACCCTCGGCCTCTCGATCGGCGCCAACGCTTCGATCTTCTCGGCGGTCAACGCCTTCCTGCTCAAACCGCTGGCGGTGCGTGACGCTGATCGCCTCACCGTGGTCGCTGCCGGCGAACGGACCAGCGACATGGTGGGGAGCGTCTCCTATCCCATGTATCGCGAGGTGAAGCAGCTCTCCGGCGTCTTCGAGGACGCCGTGGCCTGGATGGGGTGGGAGATGGCGGTTCGCACCGGCGATGAATCGGTACGCTCCTTCATTCTCGCGGGGAGCGACAACTACTTCACCGCACTCGGTGTGCGCCCCGCCCTCGGCCGCCTCTACACGCCGCAGGATGCCGCCACGCGCGCGCAGGTCGTCGTGCTCAACGACTCCTACTGGGAGCGCGCCTTCAATCGCGACCCGTCGGTGATCGGTACGGTGATGCACCTGAACGAGCTCCCGTTCACGATCATTGGCGTGCTCCCGCGCGGCTTTCGCGGGACGCAGCCGCTCATCGAGCCCGACGCCATCATCCCGGTCGAGACCACGGTCTCGGTCGATCCGGCGATGCGAGCGAACATGGAGTCGATGGGGTGGGGATCGTTCCGGATCCTCGCGTACCTGCAGCCGGGGGTCTCGCTGGCGCAGGCACGCGGCGCGCTCACGCGCCTCTCCGACGAGCTGACCAAGAAGTACCCGCTGGAGTTCGCCGACCAGCGTCTGATCATGGAACGCGAACTGCGGACGCGCCCCGAGTACGCGGTGTCGCGGCTGACACCGTGGGTAGCCGGTGTCTTCTACGGGATGGTCGGGCTGGCATTGCTGGTGGCCTGTGCCAACGTGGCCAACCTCCTGCTGGTGCGCGCAACCGTGCGTCGCGGCGAGATCGCCATCCGGTCGGCGTTAGGCGCCTCGCCGGGTCGTGTCGTGCGCCTCCTCCTCACCGAGAGTGTCCTGCTGGGCGTCGCGAGCCTGGCGCTGGCGTTCTTCGTGGCTCGCTTCTGCATCGGGTGGCTCAATACCCTGCAGATCGCGGTCGATTTCCCCATCACCTTTGGTCTCGAACTCGACTGGCGGGTGTTTGGCTACACGGCGCTGATCTCGCTCCTCGCCGGTGTGATCTCGGGGCTGGCGCCGGCGCTGATGGGGGCGCGCTCGCCGGTGAGCGAGGTGCTGCGAGACGGCGGGCGCACGGGGAGCGCGGGGCGTGCGCGCACGCGGCTGCGCTCGGCGCTCGTGGTCACGCAGGTCGCCGTCTCCTTCGTGCTGCTCGTGTGTGGCGGACTCTTCATCCGTTCGGCACGTAGCGCCGCCAAGATGGACCTTGGCTTCTCGCGCGATCGCCTGCTGCTGGCGCAGTCCGATCTGCAGCTTCACCGCCTGGACGAAGTGCAATCCCGCCAGACGCAAGACCGGTTGGTCGAGGCGATCGCGGTGCTGCCCGGAGTGGAGGCGGTGGCGCTGAGCACGCACATCCCGCTGTCGGGCAACTACAGCACCCAATCGGTCGTGACGGACGAGCGCACGCCGCTGGCGCCGGAAGGGCTCTACAGCGCGGCGATCGTGCAGGTCTCGCCGGGCTACGTTGGGGCGATCAAGCTGCGCCTGCAGGGGGGGCGCGACTTCACCGCCCAGGACGACTCGGCCTCGCCACGGGTGGTGATCGTGAACCGTACGCTCGCCGACGCGCTCTGGCCAGGGCAGGATCCCGTCGGTCGTCAGCTTCGCTTCAAGCAGGATGGTCCGATCGTCGAAGTTGTCGGGGTCGTGGGCACGGCGAAGATGGTCCTCATCGGCGAGACGCCGCGCGCGATGATGTACGTCCCCCTACGGCAGGTGCCGTCGCAGCAGACGTACCTGATCGTCAAGAGCCGTGGCGAGGATCCGTCGGCGCTAGTGCCCTCGGTGCGCAGCGCGGTGGCGTCGGTCAACCCGAACATCCTGTTGTACGGGGTGCGCACGATGGCCACGCACCTGGACCAGGGGATCGCCCTCTTCTTCGTGAACATGGGGGCGACGCTGGCCACGGCGATCGGCCTGCTCGGCCTCCTGCAGACCATCGTTGGCCTGTACGGTGTGCTCTCGTACTCGGTGGCCCAGCGGTCGAAGGAATTCGGGATCAAGATGGCGCTGGGCGCGCGCTCGGGAATGATGATTCGCGAGGTGCTGCGACAGAGCGCGGCGCTGGTGGCGGTGGGGATCGTCGTGGGAGGTGCCTTGGCACTCGGGCTCACGCGTTTGATGGGGAGCGTGCTGGTGGGCGTGTCGCCCACCGATGCCTTGGCCTATGGTGGGGCGCTGCTGCTCGTGAGCGCGCTGGCGATGGCGTCGTCGTACATCCCGGCGTGGCGCGCGTCGCGGGTGGCGCCGGCGGTGGTGGTCCGGGGGGACTGA
- a CDS encoding PadR family transcriptional regulator yields MQTETLELLRGTLDLLILRALKVEPTHGYGVLKWIERATGDQIKIEEGSLYPALYRLQKRGWISSEWGLSENNRRARFYALTPQGRTQLDTEVDDFVRFASVVFRALDLKLTPA; encoded by the coding sequence GTGCAGACCGAAACGCTCGAACTCCTCCGCGGGACCCTCGACCTCCTGATCCTCCGGGCCCTGAAAGTCGAGCCCACGCATGGATATGGCGTGCTCAAGTGGATCGAGCGCGCCACCGGCGACCAGATCAAGATCGAGGAAGGGTCGCTCTATCCGGCGCTTTACCGGCTGCAAAAGCGGGGGTGGATCTCCTCGGAGTGGGGGCTCTCGGAGAACAACCGGCGGGCGCGCTTCTACGCGCTCACCCCGCAAGGGCGTACCCAGCTCGACACCGAAGTCGACGACTTCGTCCGGTTCGCCAGCGTGGTCTTCCGCGCCCTCGACCTCAAGTTGACCCCGGCCTAG
- a CDS encoding glycoside hydrolase N-terminal domain-containing protein has translation MRLALLSTWLLAIASPCALRAQLPPPASDLRLAAPITTWDEAIPLGNGMLGGLLWGEGRRLVLSLDRGDLWDQRAAAPFGTPGYRYADIVRLVREGKEDSLHHRFDEPYDNIPFPTKIPAGRLTITLDAAQQPSRFTLHLAEAEAAVALTRGSGRAFFSAVQRVAFVRLPAPATVTITRPVSLDKLGYGPARSWREGTLQFMEQVAAQGLRYVVAVGERRVGDQLLLATTVTSTTDGADPAGVARGRLTRALATGYDAAFRPHAAWWRHFWQRSRLTVPDTALQQHLDLVKYFYGAAAVRGAPPMPLQGIWTADSDALPPWKGDFHNDLNTQMTYLAAHAAGLDESMLGWLDFNWSRRDAYRAFARDFYGVAGLAVPGVMTLGGAPLGGWAQYSLSPTMGAWVAQSFYLHWRYTNDARFLRERAYPFTAGIGEAIQGLLVRSADGRLRLPLSSSPEIFDNSMKAWLATPSNFDVALLRWLFGALGEMADARGERRAAAAWRATLGALDPLTTDASGALGFASGLPYDESHRHFSHAMALHPLALLAVDAPSDSATVRATLDGITAHGTSWWTGYSFSWFSAMLARGGRAEEALRQLETYRRAFILRNGFHANGDQTKSGLSRYTYRPFTLEGNFLALHAAQEMVLQSWGGVVRVFPAVSDRWRDVSFTRLRAEGGFEVSASRSGGRTMRVEVHAPRGGELRLRDPFDGGRGRWSGGTIVRAGDELRVRLAPGGRLVGDRGPS, from the coding sequence ATGCGACTCGCTCTGCTCTCGACCTGGCTCCTGGCGATCGCCTCGCCGTGCGCGCTCCGGGCTCAACTCCCCCCGCCGGCGTCCGACCTCCGGCTCGCCGCCCCGATCACCACGTGGGACGAGGCGATCCCGCTCGGCAACGGCATGCTCGGCGGGCTCCTCTGGGGCGAGGGGCGCCGCCTCGTGCTGTCGCTCGACCGCGGGGACCTCTGGGACCAACGCGCGGCGGCGCCGTTCGGGACGCCGGGCTACCGCTATGCGGACATCGTCCGCCTGGTACGCGAAGGGAAGGAGGATTCGCTCCACCATCGATTCGACGAGCCGTACGACAACATCCCCTTCCCCACCAAGATCCCTGCCGGGCGCCTGACCATCACGCTCGACGCGGCGCAGCAGCCCTCAAGATTCACGTTGCACCTGGCCGAGGCCGAAGCGGCGGTCGCCCTGACGCGCGGGAGCGGGCGTGCGTTCTTCAGCGCGGTGCAGCGCGTGGCCTTCGTCCGCCTGCCGGCGCCGGCGACCGTCACCATCACGCGCCCCGTTTCGCTCGACAAGCTGGGATACGGCCCGGCGCGCTCGTGGCGCGAGGGGACGCTCCAGTTCATGGAGCAGGTCGCGGCGCAGGGGCTCCGCTACGTGGTGGCCGTGGGGGAGCGCCGGGTGGGTGACCAGTTGCTGCTGGCGACGACCGTCACCAGCACGACCGATGGCGCCGACCCGGCCGGCGTTGCGCGAGGCCGACTCACGCGTGCGCTGGCCACCGGCTACGACGCCGCCTTTCGCCCGCACGCGGCGTGGTGGCGCCACTTCTGGCAGCGCTCGCGCCTCACCGTCCCCGATACCGCGCTGCAGCAGCATCTCGACCTCGTGAAGTACTTCTACGGCGCCGCCGCGGTCCGTGGGGCGCCGCCCATGCCGCTGCAGGGGATCTGGACCGCCGACAGCGACGCGCTCCCGCCGTGGAAGGGCGACTTCCACAACGACCTCAACACGCAGATGACGTACCTCGCTGCCCACGCCGCGGGGCTCGACGAGTCGATGCTGGGCTGGCTCGACTTCAACTGGTCGCGGCGCGACGCCTATCGCGCCTTTGCGCGCGACTTCTACGGCGTCGCGGGGCTCGCCGTCCCCGGGGTGATGACGCTGGGCGGCGCACCGTTAGGCGGGTGGGCGCAGTACTCGCTCTCGCCCACGATGGGCGCCTGGGTCGCGCAGTCGTTCTATCTCCATTGGCGCTACACCAACGACGCGCGCTTCCTGCGGGAGCGGGCATATCCGTTCACCGCCGGAATCGGCGAGGCGATCCAGGGGCTGCTGGTGCGCAGCGCCGACGGGCGCCTGCGCCTGCCACTCTCGTCGTCGCCGGAGATCTTCGACAACTCCATGAAGGCGTGGCTCGCCACGCCCTCCAACTTCGACGTGGCGCTCCTGCGCTGGCTCTTTGGTGCCCTCGGCGAGATGGCCGACGCGCGCGGGGAGCGGCGGGCGGCCGCAGCTTGGCGCGCGACGCTCGGCGCGCTCGACCCGCTCACCACCGACGCGTCGGGGGCACTTGGCTTCGCGTCGGGGCTCCCGTACGACGAGTCGCACCGGCACTTCTCGCATGCGATGGCGCTCCATCCGCTGGCGCTCCTCGCCGTCGACGCGCCGAGCGATTCGGCGACTGTGCGCGCCACGCTCGACGGCATCACCGCACACGGCACCTCGTGGTGGACGGGGTACTCGTTTTCCTGGTTCAGCGCGATGCTGGCGCGTGGCGGGCGCGCGGAGGAGGCGTTGCGACAGCTCGAGACGTATCGCCGTGCCTTCATCCTGCGGAACGGCTTTCACGCCAACGGCGACCAGACGAAGAGCGGGCTGTCGCGCTACACGTATCGCCCGTTCACGCTGGAGGGGAACTTCCTCGCCCTCCACGCCGCGCAGGAGATGGTGCTGCAGAGCTGGGGAGGCGTGGTGCGCGTCTTTCCCGCGGTGAGCGACCGATGGCGCGACGTGTCGTTCACGCGATTGCGAGCCGAGGGGGGCTTCGAGGTGAGTGCGTCGCGGTCGGGCGGTCGGACGATGCGCGTGGAGGTACACGCTCCGCGCGGCGGGGAGCTGCGACTGCGCGACCCGTTCGACGGGGGGCGCGGGCGCTGGAGCGGGGGGACGATCGTGCGTGCGGGGGATGAGTTGCGAGTGCGACTCGCTCCCGGCGGGCGGCTCGTCGGCGATCGCGGTCCCAGTTGA
- a CDS encoding helix-turn-helix domain-containing protein, protein MLSHHLIREARRRARLTQSELAMRAGTTQSAVARWEAGRSLPSLEKLQELVECCGLELGVSLGERRDAEERLLDQLRALTPEQRLQRLLAAIPFAGGEVAADATGAADEDERFEPVALLATLRRHEVRYVLIGGWRPRCTDRRSSPATWISRRRVARRTWSDWRWRCANSGRWCAVVVTRARGPPTCRPTGWRAGWCTGWRRASGRSTCYSNQRGRPATTTSASRGHSCNSRGARSWWHRWPT, encoded by the coding sequence ATGCTGAGCCATCACCTCATTCGCGAGGCGCGGCGCCGGGCCCGACTGACGCAGTCGGAGTTGGCGATGCGTGCCGGGACGACGCAGTCGGCGGTCGCGCGCTGGGAGGCGGGGCGGTCGCTCCCGTCGTTGGAGAAGCTGCAGGAGCTGGTCGAGTGCTGCGGCCTGGAGCTCGGCGTTTCGCTGGGCGAGCGGAGAGACGCCGAGGAGCGGCTCCTGGACCAGCTGCGCGCGTTGACGCCGGAGCAGCGACTGCAGCGACTGTTGGCAGCGATTCCGTTTGCCGGAGGGGAGGTCGCCGCCGATGCGACGGGGGCGGCGGACGAGGACGAGCGCTTCGAGCCCGTCGCGCTGCTGGCCACACTGCGGCGCCACGAGGTGCGGTATGTGCTGATCGGGGGCTGGCGGCCACGCTGTACGGATCGCCGATCCTCACCGGCGACGTGGATATCGCGCCGGAGGGTGGCGAGGCGAACCTGGAGCGACTGGCGGTGGCGCTGCGCGAACTCGGGGCGATGGTGCGCGGTGGTGGTGACCCGCGCGCGTGGACCCCCGACTTGTCGGCCAACGGGTTGGCGCGCGGGTTGGTGCACCGGTTGGAGACGCGCTTCGGGCCGCTCGACCTGCTATTCGAACCAACGGGGACGGCCGGCTACGACGACCTCCGCCAGCAGGGGGCACTCATGCAACTCGAGGGGGGCGCGGTCGTGGTGGCATCGCTGGCCGACGTGA
- a CDS encoding creatininase family protein, with the protein MQRLTFAFAFLTLAGAPVQPAQGQRPPDTVFLEELTWTEVRDLQRAGKTTILIGTAGQEQKGPHMVTGEHHFVLEHTSEDIARALGNTLVAPIITYVPEGSWEAPLRGHMAKAGSITLPEDRFVELLVHAGQSLRAGGFTTVIYIGDSGGNQSGMKAAVERLNAAWQGTAARALFVGDYYTKSVADIRAYLTGLGFPPEVSGSHAGMIDTSELMYVHAPFVRRDKLAPGGGFPDSGVSGDPTKATPELGKKLAQIKVDNALAQIRALLSAGGSR; encoded by the coding sequence ATGCAGAGACTCACCTTCGCGTTCGCGTTCCTCACCCTCGCCGGCGCCCCGGTGCAGCCGGCGCAGGGGCAGCGTCCCCCCGACACGGTCTTCCTCGAAGAGCTCACGTGGACCGAGGTGCGCGATCTTCAGCGCGCCGGCAAGACGACGATCCTGATCGGGACGGCGGGGCAGGAGCAGAAGGGGCCGCACATGGTGACCGGGGAGCATCACTTCGTCCTCGAGCACACGTCGGAAGACATTGCCCGCGCGCTGGGCAACACCCTGGTGGCACCGATCATCACCTATGTCCCGGAGGGGAGCTGGGAGGCGCCGCTGCGCGGCCACATGGCCAAGGCGGGGTCGATCACCCTCCCAGAGGATCGTTTCGTCGAGCTGCTCGTGCACGCGGGGCAGAGCCTGCGGGCCGGTGGCTTCACGACGGTCATCTACATCGGCGATTCCGGCGGCAACCAGTCGGGGATGAAGGCGGCGGTGGAGCGGCTCAACGCCGCGTGGCAGGGGACGGCGGCGCGCGCCCTGTTCGTGGGCGACTACTACACCAAGTCGGTGGCGGACATCCGCGCCTACCTCACGGGGCTCGGCTTTCCTCCCGAGGTGTCGGGGAGCCATGCGGGGATGATCGACACGTCGGAGCTCATGTACGTGCATGCGCCCTTCGTGCGGCGCGACAAGCTTGCACCTGGCGGTGGCTTCCCGGACAGCGGCGTGAGCGGCGACCCCACCAAGGCGACTCCAGAGCTGGGGAAGAAGCTGGCGCAGATCAAGGTCGACAACGCGCTCGCGCAGATCCGTGCCCTGCTGTCCGCCGGGGGGAGCCGATGA
- a CDS encoding creatininase family protein translates to MMRVRTWITAGALLLSAAPLGAQGRRPLVQGPPFLEAMTWTEIRDAIAGGKKAVIIPTGGTEQNGPHMVLGKHNYIVTFAAGQLAQRLGNALVAPTVQYVPEGDWARPGFGDKPGVISLPSPAYERLLDAAVRSLKVHGFTDILLIGDSGGNQQGLVAVADALNAEWAGSGVRVFALVDYYQKGRVQLRDYLLKTYGWDAQTVGTHAGTTDTSQLLYVHPEGIRTDRLAPGGGGPDSGVNGDPTKASAAIGKVAIDLKVEAAVAQYRALSGK, encoded by the coding sequence ATGATGCGCGTACGCACGTGGATCACCGCCGGGGCGCTCCTGCTGTCGGCCGCCCCGTTAGGCGCGCAGGGACGCCGCCCGCTGGTGCAGGGCCCGCCCTTCCTCGAGGCGATGACGTGGACCGAGATCCGCGACGCGATCGCCGGGGGGAAGAAGGCGGTGATCATCCCCACCGGGGGGACGGAACAGAACGGCCCGCACATGGTCCTGGGGAAGCACAACTACATCGTCACCTTTGCTGCCGGGCAGCTCGCCCAGCGGCTGGGCAACGCGCTGGTGGCGCCGACGGTGCAGTACGTCCCCGAGGGTGACTGGGCCCGGCCGGGGTTTGGCGACAAGCCGGGGGTCATCTCGCTGCCATCGCCCGCCTATGAGCGGCTGCTCGATGCGGCGGTGCGCTCGCTCAAGGTGCACGGCTTCACCGACATCCTCCTCATCGGCGACTCGGGGGGGAACCAGCAGGGATTGGTCGCGGTGGCCGATGCGCTGAACGCGGAGTGGGCGGGGAGCGGTGTGCGCGTCTTCGCCCTCGTGGACTACTACCAGAAGGGGCGCGTGCAGCTCCGGGACTACCTGCTCAAGACGTACGGCTGGGACGCGCAGACGGTGGGGACGCACGCCGGCACGACCGACACGTCACAGCTCCTCTACGTCCACCCCGAGGGGATCCGCACCGACCGCCTTGCGCCTGGCGGTGGCGGCCCCGACTCCGGGGTGAACGGCGACCCGACCAAGGCCTCGGCGGCGATCGGGAAGGTCGCGATCGACCTCAAGGTCGAGGCGGCGGTGGCGCAGTACCGGGCGCTCTCGGGGAAGTAG
- a CDS encoding ankyrin repeat domain-containing protein, with protein sequence MRRDRTAQSLRIVGVLALALPASSAGAFPRLSLHLPVSARIASTPAAPVAPVADAAMRGDAAAVRALLAKGSDVNGAQGDGMTALHWAASRGDVALATLLLRAKANVKATTRIGAYTPLHVASQGGSAPIVKALLASGADARAVTTDGVSALHLAAMGGDAAVVHALVAAGADVNASEPLWGQTPLMVASARGRAPAVRALLARGATPDLRARTIDPMASSAQDRQAKNTRNAVLAQLREAQGKAKDPNWQPDARQVQAAVQAARATERESATATALASAAAASAAEEARLAAQGGPGLDDDSPGYTELLGPQGGHSALLLAVREGHAEVIAALLDGGASVNLVSAGDHTSPLLMAAINGQYDAAMALLARGADPNLASDAGAAPLYGILNKEWAPSTRTPQPAYQLQQKATYLEVMAALLKAKADPNARLKRSLWYTTYNRDNLRVDFTGATPFFRAAYATDVAAMKLLLAAGADPKIGTIKPVARARRGGGGAPREDPSGLPPVPDGGPGVLAIHAASGVGYGQGFAANDHRHVPDGWLPSVKFLIEELGADVNARDFSGYTPLHHAAARGDNEMIKYLVSKGADVTAVARTGQTTADMANGPVQRISPYLDTVKLLESLGSKNNHKCVSC encoded by the coding sequence CGCATTGCGTCGACGCCCGCCGCTCCCGTCGCCCCGGTCGCGGATGCCGCCATGCGTGGCGATGCGGCGGCGGTGCGGGCGTTGTTGGCCAAGGGGAGTGACGTGAACGGGGCGCAGGGCGACGGGATGACCGCGCTGCACTGGGCGGCGAGCCGCGGCGACGTGGCGCTGGCCACCCTCCTGCTGCGCGCCAAGGCGAACGTGAAGGCCACGACGCGCATCGGGGCGTACACGCCGCTGCACGTGGCCAGCCAGGGCGGTAGCGCACCGATCGTGAAGGCGCTGCTCGCGTCGGGCGCCGATGCCCGGGCGGTCACCACGGACGGGGTGTCGGCGTTGCATCTGGCGGCGATGGGCGGCGACGCGGCGGTGGTGCATGCGCTCGTCGCGGCCGGCGCCGACGTCAACGCGTCCGAGCCGTTGTGGGGGCAGACGCCGCTGATGGTGGCCAGCGCCCGTGGGCGCGCGCCGGCCGTGCGCGCCCTGCTCGCGCGCGGGGCCACGCCCGACCTCCGGGCCCGCACCATCGACCCGATGGCCAGCTCGGCCCAGGACCGGCAGGCCAAGAACACGCGCAATGCCGTGCTCGCGCAGCTGCGCGAGGCGCAGGGCAAGGCGAAAGACCCCAACTGGCAGCCCGACGCCCGTCAGGTGCAGGCTGCCGTGCAGGCGGCACGGGCGACCGAGCGCGAATCGGCGACGGCCACGGCCCTCGCCAGTGCGGCCGCGGCGTCGGCCGCCGAAGAGGCGCGACTGGCGGCGCAGGGCGGGCCGGGACTCGACGACGACTCGCCGGGCTACACCGAACTCCTCGGCCCGCAGGGCGGGCACTCGGCGTTGCTGCTGGCGGTGAGGGAAGGGCATGCCGAGGTGATCGCGGCCCTGCTGGATGGCGGGGCCAGCGTCAACCTGGTGAGCGCGGGCGACCACACCTCGCCGCTCCTCATGGCCGCCATCAACGGACAGTACGACGCCGCCATGGCGCTCCTCGCGCGCGGGGCCGATCCCAATCTCGCCAGCGACGCCGGGGCCGCCCCGTTGTACGGGATCCTCAACAAGGAATGGGCCCCCTCGACGCGCACGCCGCAGCCGGCTTATCAGCTGCAACAGAAGGCGACCTACCTCGAGGTGATGGCCGCGCTGCTCAAGGCCAAGGCCGACCCCAACGCACGCCTCAAGCGCTCGCTCTGGTACACGACGTACAACCGCGACAACCTGCGCGTCGACTTCACCGGTGCCACGCCCTTCTTCCGCGCGGCCTACGCCACCGACGTCGCGGCCATGAAGTTGCTGCTGGCGGCTGGCGCCGACCCCAAGATCGGGACCATCAAGCCCGTCGCCCGCGCGCGTCGCGGGGGGGGCGGCGCGCCGCGTGAGGATCCGTCAGGACTCCCGCCTGTCCCCGATGGGGGGCCTGGCGTACTCGCCATTCACGCGGCGTCCGGCGTGGGCTATGGGCAGGGTTTCGCCGCCAACGACCACCGCCATGTGCCCGACGGATGGCTCCCCTCGGTCAAGTTCCTCATCGAGGAACTCGGTGCCGACGTCAACGCCCGCGACTTCAGCGGCTACACCCCGCTGCACCACGCGGCGGCCCGCGGCGACAACGAGATGATCAAGTACCTCGTCTCCAAGGGCGCCGACGTCACCGCGGTGGCGCGCACCGGGCAGACCACGGCCGACATGGCCAACGGCCCCGTGCAGCGCATCTCCCCCTATCTGGACACCGTGAAGCTGCTGGAGAGCCTCGGCTCGAAGAACAACCACAAGTGCGTGTCCTGCTGA